GCCGGGTTCGTCGAGCGCCTCGGCGTAGGTCGCCACCTGCGAGCGCTCGTCGTCGCCGTCGTAGGAGAGCCCGTTGAACGCGGCGTCGGCGGCGTAGCCGTCGATCAGGGTCTCCGCGGCCTCGCGGTAGCGCTCGGGGAGGCCGTCGTAGCGCACGTCGACGCCCGCGTCCTCGACGGCGCGCAGCGTCGCCTCGCCGACCGCCCGGCTCATGTCGGCGAGGCCGGTCGGCCCCTCGACGGAGCGGTGGTCGTGTTCGTACCGCCCGAGGTCGACCTGCGCGCTGTCGGCGAAGCCGGCGCGGCCGAACGCCTCGCCGAGCGTCCCGACCTCCAGCCCCCAGCCCCGCTGGACGCGGAGCCGGGAGACGAGGTCGCTCGTGGCCGCGAACTCCCCGGCGAGCGCGTAGCGGAACGCAGAGAGGTACCGCAGCACGTCCGGCTCCGCCCCGGGCGCGGCGTCGCCGAGCGCCCGGACGAGCGGTCGGAAGAACAGCCGGAACAGCCGACCGTACAGCGAGCCGTCCTCGACGCGGGCGTAGTACCCCTTCGAGAAGGAGTAGCCGCGACCAAGCGGGAACAGCAGCCGGTTGACGAACGCCGACGAGTAGGTCTTCGTGTCGGCGTCGTGGACGACGACGAACTCCTCGTCGAGCGCGCGTCCCAGCGCGAGCCACACGTCGCGGCCCTTCCCCCGCTCGCCGTCGAGGCCCCGCGCGTCCAGCAGCGACGCGAGCCGGGGGCCGTCGCACCACAGCGTCTCGACGTCGAGGTCGAACCCGTCCAGCCAGTCGGCGAACGGCCCGGCGCGGTCGGCCGACGCCCGCAGCGGGACGATCACCCGGGCGGGGTCGACGGTCTCCAGCGTCGAGAGCACGCGGTCGGCCGCGAGGGTCCCGTACTCGCGTTCGGTCATCGGCACGACGACCGCCGCGCGGTCGGTCGGGGCGTCGGGCCGGTGGTCGGTCAACGCGTGAAGCGTCGTCACGCGCTCCTGAACGTACTCCATTTACCGATCACACGGGCGGGACGCCCAAAACAGGTGCGGTAGCGCCGACCGGTTCCGGGGGCCCCGCGGGACGCGTCGAGCCCGATGCGTCGGGTCTCCGCGAGGGGGTCAGGCCGCTCGCGTCGCGCCCGCCGCGCCGCCGGGGACGCGCCCGAGTCGGTACAGGACCGCGTACGCGGCGACGATGAGCGCCAGCCCGCCGGCGAGCGCGAGGAAGACGGCGTCGTACGTCGCGCCGGCCTCGATCGCCTCGCCGACGACCCACGACCCGGCCGCCTGCGCGGACATCATGCCGGCGGAGAACATCGCGTACGCCGACGCGCGGGACTTGTCGGGCAACGACGCGAGCAGGTACGTGTCGCCGGCGGGGAACAGCATGTGGATGGCGAAGCCGACGACGACGCTCGCGGCGATCACCGCCGCGAGCCCCTCGGCGACGACGACGAGGACCACCCCGCCGACGAACGCCGTGACGATGCCGAGCAGGTACGGGACGTGCGGGAGCCGGTCCGCGAGGTCGCCCGAGACGAGGAAGGCGGGCACGCCGGCCACGAAGATCACCGTCAGGAGGTTCCGGGCGGTCGACCGGGGCAGATTCTTGTCGATCATGTACAGCTCGTAGAAGTTGAACAGCCCCTGCCAGACGAAGCTGGTGAGCCCCATCAGCACGACGCCGGCGAGGATCAGCTTCCACTCGCCGCGGGCGGCCGCGAGGAAGTCGGTGTCGCCCGCGCCGGCGTCCGGGAGGTCGGTCCGCTTCGCGAGGACGACGAAGAGGACCGTGCTGGCGGCCGCGGCGACCGCCAGCCCGTAGAACGCGTACCGCCAGTCGTACCACAGCGCGACGGTGACCGCGGGCGCGGCGACGACGGCGGCGAGCTGGCTCGCCATGCCGTGGACGCCCATCACGCGCCCGACGCGCTGGGGGAACAGCTCCGAGATGAACGGGTTCGCGGCCACGAAGTAGACGCCGGAGGCCAGCCCGATCGCGAAGGCGGCGACCATCAGCGCGAGCACGCCCGGTGCGAGCGCGACGCCCAGCGCGCCGGCGGTCAGCATCCCGCCGGAGACGAGGATCACGCTGCGCCGCGTGAAGCGGGTGAGCGCCCACCCCGCCGGGAGCCGCGGGGCGGCCGAGCCGAGCCACGCGAGCGTGACGATGAGGCCGGCGGTCCCCTCGCGGATCCCGAACGTGTCGATGAACTCGCCCACGAGGGGCGCGAACACCACCCGCGCGAAGTTGACGAGGAAGACTAAGGCGCAGAGCGATCCGAACAGCCGGGTCCGTGACACGGCGGCGATTCCCCGCGCCGGGACACAAGCGTTGCGGAAGCGGTCGGCCGCGGCCGTGGAGCGCGTCCCGCCCGCCTTGACGACCGCGTCGCCGCGTCTGGCGTCGGTTTCGCCGCTCGCGTCAGACCGGCGTCGTACGGGGTTTTTATCCGGCCCGACGACGAACGACGGGTATGAAATCCACGCGCAAGGGGCTCCGCGACGGCGACCTCATGAAGGACACCTACGAACGGCTCAACTGCGCCGACTGCGAGCAGGTGTTGAAAAAGGAGAACGACCCCGACGAGGTGTTCTCGGTCCGGATCTGCCCGGAGTGCGGCGAGCGATTCAAGGAGCTTCGCTGACCGACCGTCTCGCGCGCGCGACACGGCCACGCCGCGCCGTTCGAGTCCCCGCTCACACCGTCGCTCTCTCCTCGCTTGCGGTCGTTCAGGAATTGATTGAGTCCGCGACCGACTCCGCCACCGCCTGCGCCTCGCCCGCGACGATCTCGATCCACCGATACCGGGTGTACGCCTCGACCGTCGACCGGGCGGTCCGGTCGGCCGCGGCGAGCGTGCCGTCAGGCTCCGTAAACAGCGACAGGAACACTGTCGCCAGCCATCGGCCGAGCGGGTTCTCGCTCCCGACGAGTCCCGTCGCCGCCGTGACCGCCGCGTCGCGCGCGGCGACTATCGCGGCCGCGTCGTCGGGGAACATCGTCTCCCCGTTCTCGACCCGGGCGGCGACGGCGTCGAGCGCACGGAGCCGCGTCCACGCGAGCGCGGTCCGTGTCAGCCCGGTTGCCGGATTGTCGGGTTCGTAGTTGCCGAACGCGACCGGGTCGAACCACATGTCGTCGAAGCTCCGGTACACCGCGCTCGACAGGAGGGCGTCGCTTGGCGCGCCCCGCGCGACCGCCCGCTCTTCGACGAACGCCTCCGTTCCCGGGTTGTGTCGGAGATCTTCGACATCCTCGCCGTGAAGCTCGCGGAGGCGATCGCCAACCGCCCGGCCGAGTCGGTTCATCTCGCGGCGAAGCGGCGCGCCGACCGACACGGGGTCGGCGAGCGAAGCTTGATACCGGTCGCGGAGGTACCGCCCGGCCGCCACGTACGACTGGACCCGCTCCACGTCGCCGACCGCCTCGCCCGTCCGAAGCGGGTTCGCTCGGTCGCCGGGGTCCGCGTTCCCGCCGACCAGCGTCCGCCGCCGCGACTCGTCGTACCACCGTTCGATCGGCCCGTACACCGCGGCCCCGACGAGCGGGTCGGACGCGGACCCGGGCAGCGTCTCCAGCGTGTCACCGGCCCGCCGCCGGACCGTCCCAGCGTCGGTGGCCACCGCCTCCGGGTCGCCCTCGGCGGTGACGCCGGCCCACGTGCCGACGGCGGTCGCGGCGTGGCCGCGCGCCGCGGCGTACCGCTCCGCCGCCTCCAGCGGGGGCAGCGACGCGTCCGGTCCCGGAAGCGCCTCGCGGGCCGCCGTCCGCTCCGTCTCGATCTGTTCGCGGATTTCGCCGTTCGGGAGCGTCTCCGCGGTCAGCGGCTCCGGGATCGGAGCGAGCAGGCGGTCGACGCGGTCGGCGAACGCGCTCGCGACCCGGGGCTCCACGTCGACCGGGACGAGCCGCGGCCGCGCCGGAACCGGCTCGTCGAACTCGCGCGGGACCGCGTCGACGTCGAGCGACGGCGGATCGGTCCAGAACCGCGGCTCGTCGCCGACCCCCGAGCAGCCCGCCAGCGCGCCGAGGGCGACTGAACCGCCGGCCGCGAGCGCGTCGCGCCGGGTGAGCCGGTCCGTCACGCCCCGTCACCTCCCTCGCCGATCGCGGTCTCGTTCCCGGGGACGGTCGCGTTCCCGTCGATCACCGCGTACTCGGTCCCCGTCCGCTGACACGGTGACCGACCGCTGGCCCCGGAGCCGGTGAGCCGGCCGTCGAGCGTGACCGGAAGCCGGAATATCAGCGCGAGGACGACCCGCGTGTCGGCCTCGCACGCCTCGTCCGGCGGTCGAAGCTCCCGGCAGTAGTCGTACTCGACGTGCCCGGGATCCCACGAGACCGAGTGGATATCGAGGCGTTCACACGACTCGACGCCGGCGGGCGCGACGTACACCGTCTCAGCGTCGAAGTCGGTCTCGTCGAGGAACGAGCGGAGTCGCGAGCGGTCCGCGTCGGCGACGCCCTCGGCGACGGTCAGCTCGGCCGCCCGGTCCGCGCTCGTGACGAGTTCGCTCCTGACCGCAACCGGGCCGCCCTCGTCGTTGGTTTCGCTTCCGTCGACGAGGACGCGCTCGCCGTCTGGGTTCCGGATCTTCAGTACGGCCGGGTCGGTCTCCGTGCCGGAGGTCTGCCGCTGGACGGACTCCGAATTCGGGTCGCCTGCGCCGCCGAGACAGCCGGCGAGGACGCCGACCGAGAGGCTGCCGAGGAGGGCTCGTCGCGTCGGGGGCATGCGCGCCGCTTGCGTCGGTCCCGATAAACCTCTTGTGGGGCCGCCGCCGCCCGCGGATCACTCGAAGACGGCGTCGAACGCCGACGCGCCGAGCGGGTCGAACGTCCCGGCGGCGACGTTCTCGCGGACGTGATCCGGGTTGGCCGTCCCCACCAGCGACGAGGTGACGCCGGGCGCGCTCCGCGCGAAGTTGAGCGCGCGCTGGGCGGGCGTCTCACCCGCGAGCGTCGCGTCGACGTCGGCCGGGATCGCGCCCTCGACCGCCAACTCGCCCTGTCCGATGCTCGCGCTCGTCACCACCGAGAGCCCGGCCTCGTGGGCGAACGAGAGCGTCGAGACCGGCCCCTCCGCGTCGGCGTCGGGCGGCGCGGGCTGGTTCCGCCGGGTGAACGCGTCCGCCATCGCGACGTTGAAGGGGAGCTGGATCGCCGCGAACCCGTGGTCGTCGTCGGGACCGACCGCCTCGCCGGCGCGCTCGGCCCGCGAGAGCACTTCCGCGAGCGAGAGGTACGCGTCGTCGCCCTCGGGAACCCGGAACGCGTCCCACGTCGCGACGCCGTAGGCCCCAAGGTCGCCCGCGGCGCGCCGGCGTTCGAGCGTCTCGAAGCCGGCTTCGAGCAGGTCGTACACCTCCTCGCGCGACCGGGCGGCGAGCTGCGTCTCCGGGTTGTGGACGTAGTAGCAGTCGACCGATTCGAGCCCGAGCCGGTCGAGCGAGCGGTCGAGCGACCACTCTAAGAACTCGGGCGTCACCGCGTGCGCGCCGTTCGCGAGGTCGTCGGGGGCGACGATCCCGGGGTCGACGAACCGCTCGCGGACGTACGCGCTCGGGTCGTCGGGGCGCTCGCCGTCGAACGGGAGGAAGCCCCCCTTCGTCGCGACGACCACCGACTCGCGGTCGACGGGGGCGTCGCGGAGCGCCTCGCCGACGACGCGCTCTGCGCGGCCGCAGCGGTAGTTGGCCGCGGTGTCGACGTGGTTAACGCCCGAGCGCAGCGCCAGTCCGATCGCCTCGCGCGAGGCCTCGTCGACGGCGGGCGTCGGCTCGCCGAGGTACGTCCCGATCCCGACGCTGGAGACGACTCCCGGCCCGAACCGGCGGAAGTACGTCCGGCCGAAGGCGTCGCCGAACTCGTCGCGGTAGTCCCAGAGGGCCTCGCGGGTTGCCATGTCTGACCCTCGGTCCGGGCGGAATAAAAGCGGCGCGTCCGGCAGGCGTCCGGGCCGCGCGCGGCGTCGCCGACGCGGAGGTGAGCGGGCCGCGCGTTCGTCAGACGTGCGCACGACGCAACGACTATACGGGCACCTCGTCTCACCTGTGGTAATGGCCTCGCTCACCGACCATCTGGCGGACCTCGTCGCGGACGTGGACGCCACGCTGCTGTTCTCGCCGACGAGTTCCTTCTACGAGCGGTTCGCGGACGACGGGGTCGAGGTCGTCGTCGTCGCCCCCGACAACGACGTCGACGCCGAGACGTTCGTCGAACTCCCCCTCCCGTTCGACAACGTCAAAGACCGGATCCGGTTCGGTATCGAGGGCGCGATGGACGAGGGGCTGCTCGCGGAGGGCGACGAGGTCGCCTGCGTCGCCTCCGTCTTCGACGGCGGCTCCGACGCGGTGATCCGCGTCACCGTCGACGAGGGGATCCACACGGGGATCTACGACCTGTTCACCAACTCCCGGGCGGAGCCGAGCGTCATCCGCGACGTGTTCGAGGTCGCGATCGAACTCGGACAGAAGGGACAGAAGGGGAAGCCGGTGGGCGCGCTGTTCGTCGTCGGCGACGCGGGGAAGGTGATGAACAAGTCGCGGCCGCTGTCGTACAACCCCTTCGAGAAGTCGCACGTCCACGTGGGCGACCCCATCGTGAACGTCATGCTCAAGGAGTTCTCGCGGCTCGACGGCGCGTTCGTCGTCTCCGACTCCGGGAAGATCGTCTCCGCGTACCGCTACCTCGAACCCGCCGCCGAGGGCGTCGACATCCCGAAGGGGCTGGGCGCGCGCCACATGTCCGGCGCGGCGATCACCCGCGACACTAACTCGACGTCGATCGTGCTCTCCGAGTCCGACGGGCTGGTCCGGGCGTTCAAGGCGGGCGAACTCGTCTTGGAGATCGATCCGGAGGAGTACTGACAGATGTCCGCGGTCCCGACAGCCCTCTCGGAGTTCGTTCGCGCGGTCCCCGACCGGCTCTGGCTGGCGCTTTTCGTCCTCGTCGTCGGGCTCGTGTTGGCGTACCTCGTCGGCGTTATCAACCGCCGGCTGCTCCGCCGCGCCGGCGTCCCCGAGGTGATCGAGGGGACGGCCTTCGAGCGGACGGCCCGCGAGTTCGACACCTCGACGGTGGGGATCTTAGCGAAGCTTTCGAGCTATTTCATCCTCGCCGTCACCGTCATCGTCGCTCTCACCGTCGCGGACGTGAACTACCTCCAACAGTTCTGGTCGGGCGTCGCTGCCTTCCTCCCGCGGCTGTTCGTGGCGGCCCTCGTGCTCATCGTCGGGGTCGTCGTCGGCGACAAGACCGAACTGCTCGTCGCCGAGCGGCTCCGCGGGATCAAGCTTCCCGAACTCAGCGTGCTCCCGACGCTCGTAAAGTACAGCGTGGTGTACGTCGCCGCGCTCATCGCGCTCGGACAGGTCGGCGTCCAGACGCTCGCGCTCATCGTGCTGCTCGCGGCGTACGCGTTCGCGGTCGTGCTGTTCGCCGCGCTCGCGACGAAGGACCTCGTCGCCTCCGCGGCGGCCGGCGTCTTCCTCCTCCTCCGACAGCCGTACGGCATCGGCGACGAGGTGCGGGTCGCCGGCGAGCGCGGCGTCGTTCAGGAGGTCGACCTGTTCGTCACCCACATCGAGACCGACGGGGAGGAACACGTCGTCCCGAACCACGCCGTGTTCCGCGAGGGCATCGTGCTGATCCGGGGGTGATCGGCCCCCCCGCCCGCGCGCCGGATCCGAGTGCGGAACCAATGTACGGGGCTGAGTTTTAGGCTAGCCTAAAATGAACGGACACGAGGAACAGGTCGTCGGGGCGCTATTCGACGTCGTCGACCCCGAGGAGCACGCCGAGACCAGACGGCGGTTGCTCCGTGCGTACGAGTCGAACGCGACCGACGATCGCGACGAGCTGATCGAACGGCTCGTCTCGGAGCTGGTCGCCGTCCTCAACGAGGAGCTCACCCGCGGCGAGGGCGTCGACGTCCTCAGCGACGCGATTGGGTTCCTCCTCGACCGCTTCCTCTCGGTGGTCGAGGTCGCGCCCGTCGCGATCGTCGTCGTCGACCCCGACGGGACGGTCCGGCTGTGGAACGACGGCGCGGAACGGCTCTTCGGCTGGTCCGAGTCGGACGCCCTCGGCCGGCGGTTCGTCTCGGAGGGGTCGGGGGCGTCCGACGCGCTCGAGTCGTCGCTGACGCGGCTGCGGGACGGCGAGCGGCTGACCGGCGTCGAGACGCGTCACCCACACTACGACGGGTCGCTGCTCGACGTCCGGTTCTGGGCGGCACCGCTTCGCGACCGCGACGGGGAGTTCACCGGCGCGACGTACGTCCTGACCGACGTCGGCGAACGGAAGCGGCGCGAGCAGCGACTGACCGTCCTCAATCGGGTGTTGCGACACAACGTCAGAAACGACGTGAACGTCATCGCGGGGCACCTCGAAGCGCTCGCCGCCGACCGCCCCGACGGCGACCCGCACGTCGAGGCGATGGAGCAGCGGCTCGCCGACGTCGTCGACCTGAGCGACGCCGCGAGACAGCTCGAACGGCTTCAGGAGTCCGGCGTCGAGGCGAGCCGGACGACGTACGACCTCCCGGCGCTGGTCGAGCGGCGGGCCGGCGACCTCCGGGCGACCCATCGGTCCGCCGCCGTCACCGTCCGGGCCCCGGCCGAGGCC
This genomic stretch from Halorubrum hochsteinianum harbors:
- a CDS encoding glycosyltransferase-like protein, which encodes MEYVQERVTTLHALTDHRPDAPTDRAAVVVPMTEREYGTLAADRVLSTLETVDPARVIVPLRASADRAGPFADWLDGFDLDVETLWCDGPRLASLLDARGLDGERGKGRDVWLALGRALDEEFVVVHDADTKTYSSAFVNRLLFPLGRGYSFSKGYYARVEDGSLYGRLFRLFFRPLVRALGDAAPGAEPDVLRYLSAFRYALAGEFAATSDLVSRLRVQRGWGLEVGTLGEAFGRAGFADSAQVDLGRYEHDHRSVEGPTGLADMSRAVGEATLRAVEDAGVDVRYDGLPERYREAAETLIDGYAADAAFNGLSYDGDDERSQVATYAEALDEPGPDTRLPAWESAPVDPSEVREAARNDLDAVRGDDRSVGNVAAENDAVSEAATDDGQTEPAPGED
- a CDS encoding MFS transporter produces the protein MSRTRLFGSLCALVFLVNFARVVFAPLVGEFIDTFGIREGTAGLIVTLAWLGSAAPRLPAGWALTRFTRRSVILVSGGMLTAGALGVALAPGVLALMVAAFAIGLASGVYFVAANPFISELFPQRVGRVMGVHGMASQLAAVVAAPAVTVALWYDWRYAFYGLAVAAAASTVLFVVLAKRTDLPDAGAGDTDFLAAARGEWKLILAGVVLMGLTSFVWQGLFNFYELYMIDKNLPRSTARNLLTVIFVAGVPAFLVSGDLADRLPHVPYLLGIVTAFVGGVVLVVVAEGLAAVIAASVVVGFAIHMLFPAGDTYLLASLPDKSRASAYAMFSAGMMSAQAAGSWVVGEAIEAGATYDAVFLALAGGLALIVAAYAVLYRLGRVPGGAAGATRAA
- a CDS encoding HVO_0758 family zinc finger protein codes for the protein MKSTRKGLRDGDLMKDTYERLNCADCEQVLKKENDPDEVFSVRICPECGERFKELR
- a CDS encoding aldo/keto reductase, translating into MATREALWDYRDEFGDAFGRTYFRRFGPGVVSSVGIGTYLGEPTPAVDEASREAIGLALRSGVNHVDTAANYRCGRAERVVGEALRDAPVDRESVVVATKGGFLPFDGERPDDPSAYVRERFVDPGIVAPDDLANGAHAVTPEFLEWSLDRSLDRLGLESVDCYYVHNPETQLAARSREEVYDLLEAGFETLERRRAAGDLGAYGVATWDAFRVPEGDDAYLSLAEVLSRAERAGEAVGPDDDHGFAAIQLPFNVAMADAFTRRNQPAPPDADAEGPVSTLSFAHEAGLSVVTSASIGQGELAVEGAIPADVDATLAGETPAQRALNFARSAPGVTSSLVGTANPDHVRENVAAGTFDPLGASAFDAVFE
- the dacZ gene encoding diadenylate cyclase DacZ; this encodes MASLTDHLADLVADVDATLLFSPTSSFYERFADDGVEVVVVAPDNDVDAETFVELPLPFDNVKDRIRFGIEGAMDEGLLAEGDEVACVASVFDGGSDAVIRVTVDEGIHTGIYDLFTNSRAEPSVIRDVFEVAIELGQKGQKGKPVGALFVVGDAGKVMNKSRPLSYNPFEKSHVHVGDPIVNVMLKEFSRLDGAFVVSDSGKIVSAYRYLEPAAEGVDIPKGLGARHMSGAAITRDTNSTSIVLSESDGLVRAFKAGELVLEIDPEEY
- a CDS encoding mechanosensitive ion channel family protein, which codes for MSAVPTALSEFVRAVPDRLWLALFVLVVGLVLAYLVGVINRRLLRRAGVPEVIEGTAFERTAREFDTSTVGILAKLSSYFILAVTVIVALTVADVNYLQQFWSGVAAFLPRLFVAALVLIVGVVVGDKTELLVAERLRGIKLPELSVLPTLVKYSVVYVAALIALGQVGVQTLALIVLLAAYAFAVVLFAALATKDLVASAAAGVFLLLRQPYGIGDEVRVAGERGVVQEVDLFVTHIETDGEEHVVPNHAVFREGIVLIRG
- a CDS encoding sensor histidine kinase, which gives rise to MNGHEEQVVGALFDVVDPEEHAETRRRLLRAYESNATDDRDELIERLVSELVAVLNEELTRGEGVDVLSDAIGFLLDRFLSVVEVAPVAIVVVDPDGTVRLWNDGAERLFGWSESDALGRRFVSEGSGASDALESSLTRLRDGERLTGVETRHPHYDGSLLDVRFWAAPLRDRDGEFTGATYVLTDVGERKRREQRLTVLNRVLRHNVRNDVNVIAGHLEALAADRPDGDPHVEAMEQRLADVVDLSDAARQLERLQESGVEASRTTYDLPALVERRAGDLRATHRSAAVTVRAPAEADAVAHDLFPYALDNLLENAVEHNESPSPRVRVTVDAGSDRASVTVADDGPGLPTHEREVLTRSDETQLTHSAGMGLWMVRWIVRASGGELRAAESDLGGAAVTVSLRR